The Desulfuromonas versatilis genome has a segment encoding these proteins:
- the typA gene encoding translational GTPase TypA, giving the protein MPQNIRNIAIIAHVDHGKTTLVDAMLKQSGVFRENQVITERVMDSNDLEKERGITILSKNLSIHHGGLKINIVDTPGHADFGGEVERVLKMVDSVLLLVDAFDGPMPQTRFVLKKSLDLGIKPIVVINKIDRPGARPEKVVDMVFDLFCELNATEEQLDFPIVYASAKQGFAKRELDQESADLEPLFQMIAERVAPPEANPDAPLQMLVTSIAYNDYIGRIATGKIFNGRIKAGESVALVQRDGKVIRGRISKLLGYEGLKQVELADAIAGDIVTVAGFDDVGIGETFAAADKPEALPYVAIDEPTLSMNFIVNSSPFAGREGKWVTSRNIRDRLMKELRTNVSLRVEDTSNTDTFKVSGRGELHLSILIENMRREGFELAVSKPEVIFREIEGERCEPFEYLVIDVPEEHQGTVIEKLGPRKAEMVAMHSMDGVNRLEFVIPARGLIGFRTEFMTDTRGTGVMNHTFHGYAPYKGPIPGRKNGVLIAMEAGETVAYSLFGLQDRGILFVPPGIEVYEGMIIGQHAKENDLVVNASRGKKLTNVRASGSDDAIRLTPPRILTLEQALEYIDEDELVEVTPKSIRLRKKHLDANERKKHEKKSK; this is encoded by the coding sequence ATGCCGCAGAATATCCGTAATATCGCCATTATCGCCCACGTCGACCACGGCAAGACCACCCTGGTCGACGCCATGCTCAAGCAGTCCGGCGTCTTCCGTGAAAACCAGGTCATCACCGAGCGCGTGATGGACAGCAACGACCTGGAAAAAGAGCGGGGCATCACCATCCTGTCGAAAAACCTCTCCATCCACCACGGCGGGCTCAAGATCAACATCGTCGACACCCCCGGCCACGCCGACTTTGGCGGCGAGGTGGAGCGCGTCCTGAAAATGGTCGACTCGGTGCTGCTGCTGGTCGATGCCTTCGACGGGCCCATGCCCCAGACCCGCTTCGTGCTGAAGAAATCCCTCGACCTGGGCATCAAGCCGATCGTGGTCATCAACAAGATCGACCGCCCCGGCGCGCGCCCCGAGAAGGTCGTCGACATGGTTTTCGACCTGTTCTGCGAGCTCAACGCCACCGAAGAGCAGCTCGACTTCCCCATCGTCTACGCCAGCGCCAAGCAGGGCTTCGCCAAGCGCGAACTCGACCAGGAGTCGGCCGACCTCGAGCCGCTGTTCCAGATGATCGCCGAGCGGGTGGCGCCCCCCGAGGCCAACCCCGACGCCCCCCTGCAGATGCTGGTGACCAGCATCGCCTACAACGACTACATCGGCCGCATCGCCACCGGCAAGATCTTCAACGGCCGCATCAAGGCCGGCGAATCCGTGGCCCTGGTGCAGCGTGACGGCAAGGTGATCCGCGGCCGGATCTCCAAGCTGCTCGGCTACGAGGGGCTCAAGCAGGTCGAGCTCGCCGACGCTATCGCCGGGGACATCGTCACCGTGGCCGGCTTCGACGACGTCGGCATCGGCGAGACCTTCGCCGCCGCCGACAAGCCCGAGGCCCTGCCCTACGTCGCCATCGACGAGCCGACCCTGTCGATGAACTTCATCGTCAACAGCTCGCCCTTCGCCGGCCGCGAAGGCAAGTGGGTCACCTCACGCAACATCCGCGACCGGCTCATGAAAGAGCTGCGCACCAACGTCTCGCTGCGCGTCGAGGACACCTCCAACACCGACACCTTCAAGGTCTCCGGCCGCGGCGAGCTGCACCTGTCGATCCTCATCGAAAACATGCGCCGCGAAGGCTTCGAGCTGGCCGTCTCCAAGCCCGAGGTCATCTTCCGCGAAATCGAGGGCGAGCGCTGCGAGCCCTTCGAGTACCTGGTCATCGACGTCCCCGAAGAGCACCAGGGCACGGTGATCGAAAAGCTCGGCCCGCGCAAGGCCGAAATGGTGGCCATGCATTCCATGGACGGGGTCAACCGCCTCGAGTTCGTCATCCCGGCCCGCGGCCTCATCGGCTTCCGCACCGAGTTCATGACCGACACCCGCGGTACCGGCGTGATGAACCACACCTTCCACGGCTACGCCCCCTACAAGGGCCCGATCCCCGGCCGCAAGAACGGCGTGCTCATCGCCATGGAGGCCGGCGAGACCGTCGCCTACTCGCTGTTCGGCCTGCAGGACCGCGGCATCCTTTTCGTTCCGCCCGGAATCGAGGTCTACGAGGGGATGATCATCGGCCAGCACGCCAAGGAAAACGACCTGGTGGTCAACGCCAGCAGGGGCAAGAAGCTCACCAACGTCCGCGCTTCCGGCAGCGACGACGCCATTCGCCTGACCCCGCCCCGGATCCTGACCCTGGAGCAGGCGCTGGAGTACATCGACGAGGATGAACTGGTCGAGGTTACCCCCAAGTCGATCCGCCTGCGCAAGAAGCATCTCGATGCCAACGAGCGCAAGAAACACGAGAAGAAAAGCAAATAG